Proteins encoded by one window of Dioscorea cayenensis subsp. rotundata cultivar TDr96_F1 chromosome 20, TDr96_F1_v2_PseudoChromosome.rev07_lg8_w22 25.fasta, whole genome shotgun sequence:
- the LOC120251377 gene encoding uncharacterized protein LOC120251377: MQSDTFDEKCHVPMLRGDNYKDWKELILLQLGCMDFDYAIRKDEPSVPTDNSTPGAIGLYERWKRSNRLSMMYIKTRISASIRGSILDCANVRDLLKAIDDQFESSDKALASTLMTKLLSMKLTSVKGVREHIMRIRDLAAQLKALEQIDFSDAYLVHFILHSLPHQYNAFKISYNTHKDKWSINELLTMCVQEEGRLLLEKSESAHMATRGKKRGRTNLKKDKDKPPVQIEKVSKCFFCKKKGHMKKDCPKLKIHLDKKGLLKPKDTDKE; the protein is encoded by the exons ATGCAATCAGATACTTTTGATGAAAAGTGTCATGTTCCCATGTTAAGGGGTGATAATTATAAAGATTGGAAGGAGTTAATTCTCCTCCAGTTGGGATGCATGGATTTTGACTATGCTATAAGGAAGGATGAACCATCTGTGCCGACAGACAATAGCACTCCTGGTGCAATTGGCTTGTATGAACGGTGGAAGCGATCTAATCGCTTGAGCATGATGTACATTAAGACACGTATATCTGCTAGTATCCGTGGTTCAATCCTAGATTGTGCAAATGTAAGAGATTTGCTGAAGGCAATTGATGATCAATTTGAATCTTCAGATAAGGCTCTTGCTAGCACTCTCATGACCAAATTATTATCTATGAAGCTCACAAGTGTTAAAGGTGTGCGAGAGCATATCATGAGGATAAGAGACTTAGCGGCTCAACTTAAGGCTTTAGAGCAAATCGATTTTTCAGACGCTTACCTTGTGCACTTTATCTTGCACTCTCTTCCACATCAGTATAACGCTTTCAAAATCTCGTATAACACACATAAAGATAAATGGTCTATTAATGAGCTTTTGACCATGTGTGTTCAAGAGGAGGGAAGGTTGTTATTAGAAAAGAGTGAAAGTGCACATATGGCTACTCGAGGTAAGAAGAGAGGACGAACCAACCTGAAAAAGGATAAAGACAAACCACCTGTTCAGATCGAGAAGGTGTCCAAGTGCTTCTTTTGTAAGAAGAAAGGGCACATGAAGAAGGATTGTCCGAAACTCAAGATTCATCTTGACAAGAAAG GGCTTCTTAAGCCGAAGGACACTGACAAAGagtga
- the LOC120251378 gene encoding AAA-ATPase At3g50940-like, with product MALENNKAMGSSTKEILTTAASLAASAMLFHTVIKDFIPSKIRNYIFKGIKYLHDHFSSELTLLIDETDEYSPNTIYQAAMSYLNSKISPSVKRLRVSKLGIDDIKFNVSLDRGQETIDVFEGIQFRWHFVSTQMSKNSRRYNNIGSLQIEEDTELRCLELTCNIKHKDKVFDVYLPFILDRWTALKNKGRTLKLFINERKNWSPVKLHHPATFETIAMDMELKRTVMEDLTKFVQSKDYYKSIGKAWKRGYLLYGPPGTGKSSLVAAMANFLKYDIYDLELTEVKNNLSLRGLLLGISSRSIIVVEDIDCSITMDKRDIPTKDGDCENKTVTLSGLLNFVDGLWSSCGEEKIIVFTTNYKERLDPALLRPGRMDMHIYMGYCSPCAFRTLAFNYHNVDDHPLFEEIEALLKDTEVTPATVAEELMRSVDANVALQGLLQFLQCKISDANETK from the exons ATGGCTTTAGAGAACAACAAAGCCATGGGCTCATCAACCAAAGAAATTCTCACCACTGCTGCATCCCTTGCAGCCTCGGCCATGTTGTTTCACACCGTCATCAAGGACTTCATCCCTTCCAAAATCCGTAACTACATCTTCAAAGGGATCAAATACCTTCATGATCATTTCTCCTCCGAACTCACACTTCTCATCGATGAGACAGATGAATACTCTCCGAACACCATCTATCAAGCAGCTATGTCCTACCTCAACTCCAAGATATCTCCTTCAGTTAAAAGGTTAAGAGTGAGCAAACTAGGTATCGACGATATCAAGTTTAATGTCTCATTGGATCGGGGACAAGAAACCATTGATGTTTTTGAGGGGATTCAGTTCCGATGGCATTTTGTTAGCACACAGATGTCTAAGAATTCTAGGCGATATAACAATATTGGGAGCCTTCAAATAGAAGAAGATACTGAGTTACGTTGCTTAGAACTCACATGCAATATCAAGCACAAGGACAAGGTCTTTGATGTCTACTTACCATTCATATTAGACAGATGGACTGCACTTAAGAATAAAGGCAGAACGCTCAAGCTTTTTATCAATGAAAGGAAGAATTGGTCTCCTGTGAAACTCCATCACCCGGCAACATTTGAGACAATAGCTATGGATATGGAGCTCAAGCGAACCGTGATGGAGGATTTAACGAAGTTTGTTCAAAGTAAAGACTACTATAAGAGTATCGGTAAGGCTTGGAAGCGTGGTTATTTGTTGTATGGGCCACCGGGAACTGGCAAGTCTAGCTTGGTTGCCGCCATGGCGAACTTCCTCAAGTATGACATCTATGATCTTGAACTCACTGAAGTTAAGAACAACCTTTCTCTTAGAGGATTACTACTTGGAATTTCTAGTCGGTCAATAATTGTTGTTGAGGATATTGATTGCTCAATAACAATGGACAAAAGAGACATTCCCACTAAAGATGGTGATTGCGAGAATAAAACA GTTACTCTATCTGGATTGTTAAACTTCGTTGATGGTCTTTGGTCGAGCTGTGGAGaggaaaaaataattgttttcaCAACTAATTATAAAGAGCGGCTTGATCCAGCGCTTTTGCGACCAGGGAGGATGGATATGCACATTTACATGGGTTATTGCAGCCCTTGCGCATTTAGAACTTTGGCCTTCAACTACCACAATGTGGATGACCATCCACTATTTGAGGAGATTGAAGCTTTGCTTAAAGACACGGAGGTCACTCCCGCCACTGTTGCAGAAGAGCTTATGAGGAGTGTTGATGCTAATGTTGCACTGCAAGGTCTACTGCAATTTCTTCAATGTAAAATATCTGATGCTAATGAAACTAAATGA